In Holophagaceae bacterium, the sequence CAGGTGGTGGCGAATTGGGAAACCATCAAGCAGGAGGAGCGCGAAGCCAAGGGCCTGGAAACCGAGAGACGGCTGATGGAGGGCATTCCCGCGAGCCTCTCTCCGATGGAAGAAGCCATGGAGATCGGCAAGCGCTGCGCGGCGGTGGGCTTCGAATGGCCGGACATGGAGGGAGTGCTGGACAAGGTCGTCGAAGAAATCGCGGAACTCCAGGCGGAGAGCAGCGAGCAGCGCGTGGAGGAGGAATTCGGCGACGTGGTCTTTTCCCTGATGCAGTGGGCCCGCAAGAAAGGCGTGGATCCCGACCGTGCCCTGCGCCGGCAGATGATGCGCTTCAAGGCCCGCTTTGAAAAAGTCGAAGACGACGCCAGGGCCAACGGCGGCTGGGATCAACGCACCCTTGAACAGATGGAAGCCGCCTGGCAGGCCGCGAAGAAGTCCGCCGAATCCAGCAATGAATGAAGCGGATCCACAAATTTCACGTATTCCACCGGTTTTAAAGACAAATGGGCAGCCGCACGGAAGGCAATGTCTCTGGAACAGAACATTGAAAACAAGCCGGTGACTTGCGTTTTTTAATCTGTGTGAATCGGTGGAATCTGTGGATTCATGGGTTTTTTCGCTTAATCTGCGGCTAAAGCTTTTTGCAACGGGAATATCAGTGGCCCTCCCTTTCTACATCGTCACGCTCACCCATCCCACCTGGGCAGCGGCCTCGGCCTGCGCCCGCGCATTGCCGGGCGATGCGCTGCCGGAATTGAGGCTGGACCTTTTCCCTGAGCACGATGCGGCCCAGATGGTGCGGAACCTGGACGGGCGTTGCTTGGTCACTTGCCGGCGCGCCTCGGACTACGGGCGCTTTGAAGGCGACGAGGCGTCACGGATGGCGCGGCTGCGAGAGGC encodes:
- the mazG gene encoding nucleoside triphosphate pyrophosphohydrolase, with translation MTQTPATLQALMSALRKPGTGCPWDLKQDHQTLARYLREEAAEVLDALAAHIPGDKASEAHLREELGDLWLQVVFHAQMAEDRGAWDLHDVEAAIVAKLVRRHPHVFGGEAVDGPDQVVANWETIKQEEREAKGLETERRLMEGIPASLSPMEEAMEIGKRCAAVGFEWPDMEGVLDKVVEEIAELQAESSEQRVEEEFGDVVFSLMQWARKKGVDPDRALRRQMMRFKARFEKVEDDARANGGWDQRTLEQMEAAWQAAKKSAESSNE